A part of Lacibacter sp. H407 genomic DNA contains:
- a CDS encoding VOC family protein: MPSTLNPYLIFNGNCREAMNFYKDCFGGDLYLQTVSEAPIAAQMPANLQNSIMHSQLTSGAIVMMASDMNREKLNDGNGTQLCVVCSSEVEINRFFNKLKEGGTITEPLAKMFWGGYYGSLIDQYGKYWSFNYEEAKP; encoded by the coding sequence ATGCCAAGTACACTAAACCCTTATCTCATCTTCAACGGTAATTGCCGTGAAGCAATGAATTTTTACAAAGATTGTTTTGGTGGCGATCTTTACTTGCAAACAGTTTCCGAAGCACCCATTGCGGCTCAAATGCCCGCCAATCTGCAGAATTCGATCATGCATTCGCAACTTACAAGTGGCGCCATTGTAATGATGGCATCTGATATGAACCGGGAAAAACTCAATGACGGCAACGGCACGCAGCTATGTGTTGTTTGCAGCAGCGAAGTTGAAATCAACCGCTTTTTTAATAAGTTGAAAGAAGGTGGCACCATTACTGAGCCGTTAGCCAAAATGTTCTGGGGAGGATATTATGGTTCACTGATCGATCAATATGGCAAATACTGGTCGTTCAACTATGAGGAAGCAAAGCCGTAA
- a CDS encoding RNA polymerase sigma factor, translating into MIDQRQLIKDCLRGNAMAQKQLYDAFAESMLGICYRYTKSLADAEDVLQEGFIKVFRNLQNYRAEGELGGWIRTIMVNTALNYLKKKKEYQYDMSFLSEPLHPVSNDNPEIQLRSKELAELIRQLPTGYQTIFNMHAVEGFTHVEIGKMLGISEGTSRSQYMRARNLLITWIEKYNSEPQKQVYGGSSI; encoded by the coding sequence ATGATCGATCAGCGGCAACTAATAAAAGACTGTTTGCGTGGAAATGCCATGGCACAAAAGCAACTCTATGATGCGTTTGCTGAATCGATGTTGGGTATCTGTTACCGCTACACCAAATCGCTGGCCGATGCAGAGGATGTATTACAGGAAGGATTTATCAAAGTGTTCCGTAACCTGCAAAATTACCGTGCAGAAGGTGAGTTGGGCGGATGGATACGTACCATCATGGTCAATACAGCGCTCAACTATCTTAAAAAGAAAAAGGAATATCAATACGATATGTCGTTTCTCAGCGAACCCTTACATCCGGTAAGCAATGATAACCCAGAAATTCAACTACGCAGTAAGGAACTGGCCGAACTCATCCGGCAATTGCCCACCGGTTACCAAACGATTTTTAATATGCATGCAGTGGAAGGTTTTACACACGTAGAAATTGGCAAGATGCTGGGCATCAGCGAAGGTACCAGCCGCAGCCAATATATGCGTGCACGGAACTTACTCATTACATGGATTGAAAAATATAATTCCGAACCCCAAAAGCAAGTGTATGGCGGATCATCAATTTGA
- a CDS encoding serine hydrolase domain-containing protein, with translation MKSMLLFLFASATIATTQAQNFADAEQVMLNNQKSLGDDQALVIYKDGKILHQKMLGDFRANIQAPIGESSQWLTAALVMIMVQEGKLSLDDNVGKYLPIFPKWMKGYITIRHCLSHTTGIEAEKQGAGKLFQKKSFTTLEEEVNYYAEKRAIANNPGVWFQYDQIGPSIAGRVLEVITKKKFDRLAQEKLFRPLNMRVTSFSNYTSAISPFDGAKSSALEYTNFLSMLLNKGLFNGKQILTEASVAELMKIQTGEALNKSTPAFMNGFSYGLGTWLETKDGTVINCVSQNSPFVWIDYCRGYACILLTKKERSLLKRDLYDQLKTAVDAQLKSSCK, from the coding sequence ATGAAATCAATGCTGCTTTTTCTTTTTGCATCAGCTACAATTGCGACAACACAGGCACAAAATTTTGCGGATGCAGAACAGGTAATGCTCAACAACCAAAAATCGTTAGGCGATGACCAGGCACTTGTGATTTATAAGGATGGAAAGATCCTGCATCAAAAAATGCTGGGCGATTTTCGAGCCAATATACAGGCACCCATTGGAGAAAGCAGTCAATGGCTTACAGCTGCCTTGGTGATGATCATGGTGCAGGAAGGCAAACTGTCGTTGGATGATAATGTTGGTAAATACCTGCCGATTTTTCCCAAGTGGATGAAAGGCTATATCACCATTCGTCATTGTCTGAGCCACACAACTGGTATTGAAGCCGAGAAACAAGGTGCGGGAAAATTATTTCAGAAAAAAAGTTTTACAACACTAGAAGAAGAAGTGAATTATTATGCGGAGAAAAGAGCCATTGCCAATAATCCCGGTGTTTGGTTCCAGTACGATCAGATAGGACCTTCTATTGCCGGACGAGTGCTGGAAGTAATTACCAAGAAAAAATTTGACAGGCTTGCGCAGGAAAAACTATTCCGTCCACTGAACATGCGTGTTACAAGTTTCAGCAATTATACCTCAGCGATCAGTCCGTTCGATGGTGCAAAATCATCCGCTCTTGAGTACACGAATTTTTTAAGCATGTTATTGAACAAAGGCTTGTTTAATGGAAAACAGATCTTAACAGAAGCTTCGGTTGCCGAGTTAATGAAAATTCAAACCGGTGAAGCATTGAATAAATCCACGCCGGCATTTATGAATGGTTTCAGCTACGGACTTGGTACATGGCTCGAAACAAAAGATGGAACTGTCATAAACTGTGTATCACAAAACAGCCCGTTTGTATGGATCGATTACTGTCGTGGCTATGCCTGCATTCTGCTCACAAAAAAAGAACGCAGTTTGTTGAAACGGGATTTGTATGATCAATTGAAAACGGCGGTAGATGCACAACTAAAAAGCAGTTGCAAATAA
- a CDS encoding RagB/SusD family nutrient uptake outer membrane protein yields the protein MKLYKYSSLLPVLAVLLFSSCKKDFSNPNATLVKDALSNSVGLTGISIGVQKQYSVGRQSPLYNLVTANGFSTFELRLQNAGNVDEANLFTGGTSVDGNNNVLGNLWAQSLKVIFDANNVINNAQNLGDKNYASGLIGHATIFKAMALGNLAMYWEQVPDTLGFNVSFVPKAQGFAKAIAAIDKALAAIAANPISSQFLANLPAGIEIPNTLQALKARYLLFSGNYSGALASANTVNLTVKSTMNFDAVSPNPIFNVATATNNVFQVLDSTFGLIPALAPDPSDKRIAFYMAVNPTVAPRWRITGFGTALSTPWPVYLPGEMTLIKAEAYARQSTPDLVNAIIELNKIRTKTTAADPFGVGAEQPVYTGLVTQADVLTEIYRQRCIELYMHGFKMEDIRRFGRPAGERKRNYFPYPFRERDNNTNTPPDPAG from the coding sequence ATGAAACTCTATAAATATTCATCTCTTTTACCGGTGTTGGCAGTGCTGCTGTTCTCATCGTGTAAAAAAGATTTCAGCAATCCCAACGCAACACTTGTAAAAGATGCACTGAGTAATTCTGTTGGATTAACAGGTATTTCAATTGGTGTACAAAAACAGTACAGTGTTGGTCGTCAGTCGCCACTGTATAATCTGGTTACAGCAAACGGATTTTCAACTTTTGAGCTCCGCTTGCAAAATGCAGGTAATGTAGATGAAGCAAATTTATTTACAGGTGGAACCAGTGTTGATGGAAACAACAATGTGCTGGGTAATCTGTGGGCGCAAAGTTTGAAAGTGATCTTTGATGCAAATAATGTGATCAACAATGCGCAGAATCTTGGCGATAAAAATTATGCATCCGGTTTAATTGGCCACGCAACAATATTTAAAGCAATGGCTTTAGGTAACCTGGCAATGTACTGGGAGCAGGTGCCCGATACGCTTGGCTTTAATGTAAGTTTTGTACCTAAGGCGCAAGGTTTTGCCAAGGCAATTGCAGCAATTGATAAAGCACTCGCTGCTATTGCAGCCAATCCGATCAGTAGCCAGTTTTTGGCAAATTTGCCGGCGGGTATTGAGATACCCAATACATTACAGGCATTAAAAGCAAGGTATCTTTTATTTAGTGGAAACTATAGCGGTGCTTTAGCTTCCGCTAACACAGTAAACCTCACTGTAAAGAGTACCATGAATTTTGATGCAGTAAGTCCGAATCCGATCTTTAATGTGGCTACAGCAACCAACAATGTATTTCAAGTATTGGATTCAACGTTTGGATTAATTCCTGCGCTGGCACCGGATCCATCAGATAAGCGGATTGCTTTTTACATGGCCGTTAACCCAACCGTTGCACCAAGATGGCGTATCACAGGTTTTGGTACTGCATTGTCAACACCATGGCCGGTTTATCTTCCTGGTGAAATGACGTTGATCAAAGCTGAAGCGTATGCCCGTCAATCAACCCCTGATCTGGTGAATGCGATCATTGAATTAAATAAGATCAGAACTAAAACCACTGCCGCTGATCCATTTGGAGTTGGAGCTGAGCAACCGGTTTACACTGGCCTCGTAACACAAGCCGATGTACTTACAGAAATTTATCGCCAGCGTTGTATTGAATTATACATGCATGGATTTAAAATGGAAGATATCAGACGTTTTGGTCGCCCGGCCGGAGAACGTAAGCGTAATTATTTCCCTTACCCTTTCCGTGAAAGAGATAACAATACCAACACGCCTCCTGATCCTGCGGGTTAA
- a CDS encoding VOC family protein — MATVKSIYVNLPVKDLTLTKAFWTKLGFSFNDQFSDDKALCLIMNDGLIYSMLITHEFFSTFTNRSIADASSTQVLIAIEVESREKVDEIVQSALANGGSRYRESADHGWMYYDSFADIDGHQWEVMYTDATKIPS, encoded by the coding sequence ATGGCAACAGTAAAATCAATTTACGTAAACCTTCCGGTAAAAGACCTTACACTAACAAAAGCGTTCTGGACAAAACTTGGCTTCAGCTTTAACGATCAATTCAGTGATGATAAAGCACTGTGCCTGATCATGAACGATGGGCTGATCTATTCGATGCTCATTACGCATGAATTCTTTTCTACGTTCACCAACCGTTCGATCGCTGATGCAAGTTCTACGCAGGTATTAATAGCGATTGAAGTTGAGAGCAGGGAAAAAGTAGATGAAATAGTACAAAGTGCACTGGCAAATGGCGGTAGCCGTTACCGTGAGTCGGCCGATCATGGATGGATGTACTACGATTCCTTTGCAGATATTGACGGACATCAATGGGAAGTAATGTACACCGATGCTACAAAAATCCCTTCCTGA
- the queG gene encoding tRNA epoxyqueuosine(34) reductase QueG: MLNTFSYTSFIKQTAATLGFSYCGIAKAQRLDEDARRLETWLSKGMHADMQYMENHFDMRVDPTLLVPGAKSVITLMMNYFPSVEQNENTPNISKYAFGKDYHEVIRAKLKELLVHINTTIGEVNGRGFVDSAPVLERSWAQRSGLGWIGKNGNLISKQSGSFFFLATLICDLQLDYDSPFAKDYCGSCTKCIDHCPTDAILPDKVVDGSKCISYFTIELKDALIDESMKGKFNNWMFGCDVCQDVCPWNRFSKPTNEQSFTPIPEILNLSSKEWEEMSEETFKQVFKHSPLKRTKFAGIQRNLKFIQQ, from the coding sequence TTGCTAAACACATTCTCTTATACTTCATTCATTAAACAAACCGCCGCAACGTTGGGGTTCAGTTATTGTGGTATTGCAAAAGCCCAACGACTTGATGAAGATGCACGCAGATTAGAAACATGGCTAAGCAAAGGCATGCATGCTGATATGCAGTACATGGAAAATCATTTTGACATGCGGGTTGATCCAACGCTACTTGTACCTGGCGCAAAAAGTGTGATTACGTTAATGATGAATTATTTTCCATCGGTTGAGCAAAACGAAAATACCCCCAATATTTCAAAGTACGCATTTGGCAAAGATTATCATGAAGTGATTCGTGCCAAATTGAAAGAGTTACTAGTACACATCAATACAACGATTGGAGAAGTAAACGGCCGCGGCTTTGTTGACAGTGCGCCGGTGTTAGAACGAAGCTGGGCACAGCGAAGCGGTTTGGGCTGGATCGGAAAAAATGGAAATCTCATCAGCAAACAAAGTGGCTCTTTCTTTTTTTTGGCCACATTGATCTGCGATCTTCAACTGGACTACGATTCTCCTTTTGCAAAAGATTATTGTGGAAGCTGCACCAAATGTATTGACCACTGCCCCACCGATGCAATACTTCCCGATAAAGTTGTTGATGGCAGTAAATGCATCTCATACTTCACCATTGAATTAAAAGATGCTTTGATCGATGAAAGTATGAAAGGTAAATTCAACAACTGGATGTTTGGTTGCGATGTTTGTCAGGATGTTTGTCCCTGGAATCGTTTCAGCAAACCAACTAACGAGCAGAGCTTTACTCCTATCCCTGAAATTTTAAACCTGAGCAGCAAAGAGTGGGAAGAAATGAGCGAAGAAACATTTAAACAAGTGTTCAAACACTCTCCGCTTAAACGAACAAAATTTGCAGGTATCCAACGAAATTTGAAATTTATTCAGCAGTAA
- a CDS encoding SusC/RagA family TonB-linked outer membrane protein, which yields MKRSVKKQTGKWLQLPLLMLMLLLSAATHAQVTISGKVTAADNSAAPNVSVVILNTNFGTSTDANGEYSISANLKPGRYTLEFSGVGLKTKTTEVNVASGTNTYSADVVLTDDVLGLDEVVVTGTSQGTTRRQLGSYISTVKAEQLNKGATGNVLAALQGKTPGAQIIQNSGDPGGSMSVRLRGISTINSSSEPLYIVDGVIVTNSSRRVTNTQSAYDGLISPAPNRLVDINPNDIERVEVLNGAAAAAIYGSRANAGVVQIFTKRGSTGAPVVTFSTTVTVNQLRKQVGVNQSPTKFGGPTDGPGAQTQDILTPALTNTTNVTRYNYWDYIFRTGIGTDNNISVRGGKDKTKYFVSASYFDNKGIIKNTDFKRYSFRVNLDQELNKWLSFSAGLNYINSNSNEKPDGNSFFSPINSVTIIGNFHNIFARDANGNLQAVGERGRINPVSIIEDFVQKQETNRIISSFALKLKPMKDLTVDYTMGIDNVSQFGNTYIPPYTYNASPDFWGGGLTLDPTLNGYASVGNNKQFLINHEVNATLTKNIASELVSTTQVGYSLQYEKGVFSVLQGRGMAPFVQTVTGASTVLPGIDQRSEISISGGYLQQNFKFKNKYFLTGALRVDESSVFGEDQRRQLYMKVSGSYILSDEGFWTKAGLDKWWDFVKIRAAYGESGNLTGIGAYSRFNVYNASPLVGRTSLLSPGELANENVKPEVQKEIEVGTDMSFFKNRLNLTFNWYSKRVQDLLISRFIAPTNGYTSLLDNIGEVSNKGIELMLGGTPIQTKKFTWEADVIFNRNKNRVEKIPQGLIQYNLPAGAISLLPGYSVGVFYGFFFATDANGNQIKNTAGIPVQERGTQTSPSTYTTQRDGNGLPTGTALRRVIGDPNPDWTGTLINTFTYQKLSLRVQLDAVQGVDVFNADFRTRQGVGNGNEFAEKEHRGQLPRGYVSSIYAIEEWRIDNGSFVKLREISLSYSAGKISNFVSDLTLRLSGRNLISWDNYNGFDPETNAGGGSTIARGIDFGNVPIPRTFAVSLIAKF from the coding sequence ATGAAACGAAGCGTAAAAAAACAAACAGGCAAATGGCTGCAATTGCCTTTGCTCATGTTGATGCTGCTTTTGTCTGCGGCAACTCATGCACAGGTAACCATCTCAGGTAAAGTGACGGCTGCTGATAATTCAGCCGCACCAAATGTTTCAGTGGTAATATTGAATACCAACTTTGGAACCTCCACTGATGCAAACGGCGAATACAGCATCAGTGCCAATTTGAAGCCGGGTCGTTATACACTGGAGTTTTCCGGTGTTGGACTCAAAACAAAAACAACCGAAGTGAATGTTGCCAGCGGAACCAATACGTACTCGGCTGATGTTGTATTAACGGACGACGTGTTAGGTTTAGATGAAGTAGTGGTAACAGGTACAAGCCAGGGAACTACCCGTCGTCAATTGGGAAGTTATATCAGCACCGTAAAAGCAGAACAATTAAATAAAGGCGCAACTGGAAATGTATTGGCAGCTTTACAGGGAAAAACACCCGGTGCACAGATCATTCAAAACAGTGGTGATCCCGGTGGCAGCATGAGTGTTCGTTTAAGAGGCATCAGTACAATTAACTCTTCCAGCGAACCACTTTATATTGTGGATGGTGTAATTGTAACAAACAGTTCACGCCGTGTAACAAATACACAAAGTGCATATGACGGATTGATCTCTCCTGCGCCGAATCGCCTTGTTGATATTAATCCAAACGATATTGAACGTGTGGAGGTGCTCAACGGTGCAGCAGCCGCAGCTATTTATGGTTCACGGGCGAATGCAGGTGTGGTGCAGATCTTTACGAAACGTGGAAGTACAGGTGCACCCGTTGTAACGTTCAGCACAACAGTAACGGTAAATCAATTACGCAAACAGGTTGGCGTCAACCAATCGCCAACAAAATTTGGCGGCCCTACTGATGGACCCGGTGCACAAACACAGGATATTCTTACGCCTGCATTAACCAATACCACCAACGTTACTCGTTACAATTACTGGGACTATATTTTCAGAACCGGTATTGGTACCGATAACAATATTTCCGTTCGTGGCGGAAAAGACAAAACGAAATACTTTGTTTCTGCTTCTTATTTTGATAACAAAGGAATTATTAAAAACACCGATTTTAAACGGTACAGCTTTCGAGTAAATCTTGATCAGGAATTAAATAAGTGGTTGTCGTTTTCAGCAGGTTTGAATTACATCAACAGCAATTCGAATGAAAAGCCTGATGGCAACTCGTTCTTTTCTCCCATTAACAGTGTTACCATTATTGGAAACTTCCATAATATTTTTGCAAGAGATGCCAATGGTAATTTGCAGGCAGTGGGAGAGCGGGGCCGTATCAATCCCGTAAGTATCATTGAAGATTTTGTACAAAAGCAGGAAACAAACCGGATCATATCTTCCTTCGCATTGAAGTTAAAACCGATGAAAGATCTTACGGTTGATTACACAATGGGTATCGACAATGTATCGCAGTTTGGTAATACGTATATTCCTCCTTACACCTATAATGCAAGCCCCGATTTTTGGGGTGGTGGTTTAACGCTTGATCCAACACTGAACGGTTATGCGAGTGTAGGAAATAACAAGCAGTTTTTGATCAACCATGAGGTGAATGCAACACTGACAAAAAATATCGCCAGCGAATTGGTTTCTACAACACAGGTTGGATATTCTTTGCAGTATGAAAAAGGTGTGTTCTCCGTTTTGCAAGGTCGTGGTATGGCACCGTTTGTTCAAACAGTTACAGGTGCAAGTACGGTACTGCCGGGTATTGATCAACGAAGTGAAATTTCTATTTCCGGTGGATACCTGCAACAGAATTTTAAATTCAAAAACAAATACTTCCTTACAGGTGCGTTACGTGTAGATGAATCTTCTGTATTTGGTGAAGACCAGCGTCGGCAGTTGTACATGAAAGTAAGTGGTAGTTATATTTTGAGCGATGAAGGTTTCTGGACAAAAGCAGGACTTGATAAATGGTGGGATTTTGTAAAGATCCGTGCAGCCTATGGTGAAAGTGGAAACTTAACAGGTATTGGAGCTTATTCACGTTTCAATGTATATAACGCATCTCCATTAGTAGGACGTACTTCGTTATTATCTCCGGGTGAGTTAGCCAATGAAAATGTGAAGCCGGAAGTACAAAAAGAAATTGAAGTTGGAACAGATATGTCGTTCTTTAAAAATCGACTGAATCTTACATTCAACTGGTACAGCAAGCGTGTACAGGATTTGCTCATCAGCCGGTTTATTGCACCAACCAATGGTTATACAAGCTTGCTTGATAACATTGGCGAAGTAAGTAATAAAGGAATTGAGTTAATGCTGGGTGGTACGCCAATACAAACAAAGAAATTTACCTGGGAAGCAGATGTGATCTTTAACCGGAATAAAAACCGTGTAGAGAAAATTCCGCAAGGGTTGATCCAGTATAATCTTCCTGCAGGTGCTATCTCTCTGTTGCCGGGTTATTCTGTTGGTGTATTTTATGGTTTCTTTTTTGCAACAGATGCAAATGGTAACCAGATCAAAAATACCGCAGGTATTCCTGTACAGGAACGTGGCACACAAACATCACCATCAACGTATACAACGCAACGTGATGGTAACGGATTGCCAACCGGTACTGCATTACGCAGAGTAATCGGAGATCCCAATCCGGATTGGACAGGAACACTCATCAATACATTTACGTATCAGAAATTATCACTGCGTGTACAACTGGATGCTGTACAGGGTGTGGATGTATTCAATGCTGATTTCCGCACAAGACAAGGTGTTGGTAACGGAAATGAATTTGCTGAAAAGGAACACAGAGGTCAATTGCCGAGAGGTTATGTAAGCAGTATTTATGCAATTGAAGAATGGCGGATCGATAATGGAAGCTTTGTAAAGCTTCGTGAAATATCATTGTCTTACAGCGCAGGTAAAATTTCAAATTTTGTGAGCGATCTCACCTTGCGTCTTTCCGGAAGAAATCTTATTAGCTGGGATAATTACAATGGTTTTGATCCTGAAACAAATGCAGGTGGTGGCAGTACAATTGCACGTGGTATTGATTTCGGTAACGTGCCTATTCCCCGCACATTTGCTGTTTCACTCATTGCTAAATTTTAA
- a CDS encoding LVIVD repeat-containing protein has product MRRFQTFALLLVTVSFLSGCLKDKCTQTYTLLRPVYKTKQEVWSDIKSKSAKPIVNPGKITLFGTTIFLNEIDKGIHVIDNSDPSKPKNISFIDMPGNVDLAVKGNRLYADLFNDLVTLDISNPQSIQVVNIKERVFPHRAFSNGFSADTNLVIVDWLQKDTTVTVSCGNNQSTVFFDRGFLAFASSSFSSNTRSIATMGTNGSMSRFALRNDHLYTVSHSDLKVFGLQNPDQPQQLNTVQIGWGIETIYPFKDQLFIGSNTGMFIFNVSNPAAPQKTGSFSHVFACDPVIADDTHAYVTLRSGTNCRASINQLDVLDITNLQAPSLLKTYPLTNPHGLSKDGNLLFVCDGKDGLRVYNAANPSNLTLVKHFKGFDAYDVIAWNNNALVVTKTALLQFDYSNQNNISQRSSIAIQK; this is encoded by the coding sequence ATGAGACGCTTTCAAACCTTTGCGTTACTGCTTGTAACTGTATCTTTTTTATCAGGCTGCCTGAAAGACAAATGCACACAAACCTATACCTTGCTTCGACCTGTGTACAAAACAAAGCAGGAAGTGTGGAGCGATATCAAAAGCAAGTCTGCAAAGCCCATCGTCAATCCCGGAAAAATTACGTTATTCGGAACAACGATCTTTCTCAACGAAATTGATAAAGGCATTCATGTAATTGATAACAGCGATCCATCAAAACCTAAGAATATCAGCTTTATTGATATGCCGGGTAATGTTGATCTGGCTGTAAAGGGAAACAGATTGTATGCTGATCTGTTCAACGATCTCGTTACACTCGACATCAGTAATCCGCAAAGCATACAGGTTGTGAATATTAAAGAAAGGGTTTTTCCGCACAGGGCATTTTCAAATGGCTTTTCTGCTGATACCAATCTTGTGATCGTTGATTGGTTACAAAAAGATACAACCGTAACCGTTAGTTGCGGCAACAATCAATCGACTGTTTTTTTCGACAGAGGGTTTCTTGCATTTGCAAGTTCGAGCTTTTCTTCAAACACACGTTCCATTGCAACCATGGGTACAAATGGTTCTATGTCGAGATTCGCATTGCGAAATGATCATCTCTATACCGTTTCTCACAGTGATCTCAAAGTCTTTGGGTTGCAGAATCCTGATCAGCCACAGCAACTAAATACCGTACAAATTGGTTGGGGAATCGAAACCATTTATCCGTTCAAGGATCAGCTTTTCATCGGCTCAAATACAGGGATGTTCATCTTTAATGTAAGCAATCCTGCAGCACCTCAAAAAACAGGCAGCTTCTCACATGTATTTGCCTGCGATCCGGTAATAGCAGATGATACACATGCATATGTAACTTTGCGCAGTGGTACCAACTGCCGTGCATCCATTAATCAATTGGATGTGTTGGATATTACAAACCTGCAGGCACCTTCCTTATTGAAAACATATCCACTTACAAATCCGCATGGTTTGTCGAAAGATGGTAATCTCTTATTTGTCTGCGATGGAAAAGATGGGTTGCGTGTGTACAATGCTGCGAATCCATCAAATTTGACCTTAGTAAAACATTTCAAAGGATTTGATGCCTATGATGTAATTGCCTGGAATAACAATGCGTTGGTTGTTACCAAAACAGCATTGCTGCAATTTGATTACTCGAATCAGAATAACATTAGTCAACGAAGCAGCATTGCTATTCAAAAATGA
- a CDS encoding outer membrane beta-barrel protein, which translates to MADHQFEKKLSQQMADFKLKPSAEVWQQVERQINEDRRRRRWFFILPLAALFLGGMLYAVWPSESTVKNESTTVSENKSTNVSENKPAAESKNLPAIKPNTTTNTTTNTTTNTTTNTTTNTTDSPLTITKSSNEVPEQKTASLTTTQAKEVKASEGSADVNKVNAKTILQKTASVEKVVQTKTKQQSVEVAQPKIEEKILTSTTIKTTDQISVQSKPPVDTSRTADVVTIKTQPQADTLVATATPVILEKDSTIVADAVTSVDSSAATLPVPQISIPKRKLQLGLHVNAGVADIRETLFPGEMLKAETVSYLTGGANIPPFANISRAIRYEYTVQPSVQFGAGITVRKPFKKKHAFVTGLQYEYSSYKVTQLQKVDTFVYTSNFFNTISANEKRVGFQIHAISVPLEVEWQMARFKKGALLLNAGLYQYFAIASTQTDTLYSFRYTATNDRTSGGGFAVNETKATVWQPMLYLSPAYEWKAKTFSSQLGLYVNYGLRPAYKASEKDYWLQAGLRYRIYFNR; encoded by the coding sequence ATGGCGGATCATCAATTTGAAAAAAAGCTAAGCCAGCAAATGGCCGACTTCAAACTGAAGCCGTCGGCCGAAGTATGGCAACAAGTGGAGCGTCAGATAAACGAAGACAGGAGACGAAGGAGATGGTTTTTCATATTACCCCTCGCTGCCTTGTTTCTTGGCGGTATGCTGTATGCTGTGTGGCCATCGGAATCAACTGTGAAAAATGAATCAACAACAGTATCAGAAAATAAATCAACAAACGTATCGGAAAATAAGCCTGCAGCCGAATCAAAAAACCTTCCTGCTATAAAACCAAACACAACAACAAACACAACAACAAACACAACAACAAACACAACAACAAACACAACAACAAACACAACTGATTCTCCATTAACCATTACCAAATCGTCAAACGAAGTACCTGAACAAAAAACAGCTTCTTTAACTACAACGCAGGCAAAAGAAGTAAAAGCATCAGAAGGCAGTGCTGATGTAAATAAAGTAAATGCAAAAACTATTTTGCAAAAGACTGCTTCCGTCGAAAAAGTTGTACAAACGAAAACAAAGCAGCAATCGGTAGAAGTTGCCCAACCAAAAATTGAAGAAAAAATTCTTACATCAACTACTATCAAAACAACTGATCAGATTTCTGTTCAATCAAAACCACCCGTTGATACAAGCAGAACAGCAGACGTAGTTACCATCAAAACTCAACCACAGGCCGATACACTTGTTGCAACAGCAACTCCGGTTATCCTTGAAAAGGATAGTACAATTGTTGCCGATGCGGTTACAAGTGTAGATTCTTCAGCTGCAACATTACCTGTACCGCAAATCAGTATTCCAAAACGAAAACTGCAGTTGGGGCTTCATGTAAATGCAGGTGTTGCTGATATCAGGGAAACTCTTTTTCCCGGCGAAATGTTGAAAGCTGAAACAGTCAGTTATTTGACAGGTGGTGCAAACATTCCACCATTCGCCAATATTTCACGTGCCATCCGCTATGAATATACCGTGCAGCCGTCGGTGCAATTTGGAGCTGGTATTACAGTGCGTAAACCATTTAAAAAGAAGCATGCATTTGTAACCGGACTGCAATACGAGTACAGCAGTTACAAAGTTACACAGCTGCAAAAAGTAGATACGTTTGTTTACACAAGTAATTTTTTCAATACAATTTCTGCCAATGAAAAGCGTGTTGGATTTCAAATTCATGCCATAAGTGTTCCGCTTGAAGTTGAATGGCAAATGGCACGTTTCAAAAAAGGAGCATTGCTGCTCAATGCAGGCCTCTATCAATATTTTGCAATTGCATCTACCCAAACCGATACATTGTATTCGTTCCGTTATACAGCCACCAACGACCGTACTTCAGGAGGAGGGTTTGCCGTCAATGAAACAAAAGCTACTGTATGGCAACCCATGCTTTATTTATCGCCTGCATATGAATGGAAAGCAAAAACATTCTCGTCGCAACTCGGGCTATATGTAAACTATGGCTTACGACCCGCTTACAAAGCATCGGAGAAAGATTATTGGTTGCAGGCAGGGTTACGGTACCGCATTTATTTCAATCGGTAA